The sequence AGGAAAAGGGTGGTGATCCGGGTCGGGCGCGATTTCTGCTGGAAAAAGTGGATCAGGAGTACCACCGGAATCGCCGATAAAGCCAAGAGCCCGGTGGGGTTCGAAAAAATCAGGTCCATAACTCGATGGCTCCTTGGGGCAAAGCGTTTTTGAGTAATTCATCACGCAGGTCGCGCTCCGCACAGAGCCGGGACAGGGCGATGCCGAGTTTGCGCGAGTGGAGTTTCCAGAGTTCAAAATGCCGGGTGTATGCACCCGTGTAATTTTTCAGTAATCCGGGATCCACATTCTGATGGCGGCGAGTGGCGGACTCCACATCGATGAATTCCGTATTACCCGCCCAATCGGGGTGGCTCTCCTCACGGCTGTAGGGACAAAAAAGCAGGGCGCGCCCGCGTTGTGCCAGCAGAAACGGGAGTAATGTCTCTGGCGCGGATTCAAAAAGCAGGTCAGTGATCCATAGGCGTAAACTGCCCGTGCGTAGAGCGATTTGCTCTAGTCGCGGTGGGCCGGGTGCCGCAGCATTTTCCCCGGCAGCAGATAAGCACCCCGCAAAATCCAGCGTGTCGAATTCACTCGGCTGCACGAGGCGCACGCCGTTATCACCCAAAATGTAGAATCTCACGCAGGCCCCCGTCATCAGGGCGCTTTCCAAAGCAAAATAAAGGAGGCGCAGGCAGAGAAACGCTTTGGTTTCGCTGGCGAACATCGACGGCGAGACATCCATGAGCAGGTCCAGTCGCGGGCTGACCTCATCCCGGTAAAGCTTCATCGTGTAAACCCCGGTTCGCGCGTAAGCCTGCCAATTTATCCCGCGCGGATCGTCACCGGGGAAATACGGGCGATGATCCTGAAAGTCTAGAGATGAACCCGTCCCAGCCCCGAGCAATTGCCCGGTCTGCCCCCGCCACGTCTGGTGTCGGAATGGCAACTGCATCGTGCCCGCAAGCACGCGCATTTGTGAACGGATCTTCTGGAGTGGAAAAACCAGGGACATGGCCGGTCATTTTAACCACAGATTCCCCAAGATGAACACAGATTATTCAGAAGTTAAAAGCCGGAAGTTTAAAGTTGCGACGCAGTCCGAACCAAAGCGCGGGACTAAAATAGTCAGCCCCGCTATGAGGGGGAGGCTCACTTCCGTTCTCTCAAACTCGATTATCTACCCGTCAAAGTTTTCTGAGCTCTATGGGGATGTACTTTTCGTACAAGTGATAATCTTTATCTTTGGAAAGGATTTGCACCTTCCACTCGACACTACAGGCGCAAATGAGAAAGTCTGTATGCGATCCCTGGATACCGGTTCTCCTGCATGTATTGAAAAGTAATGCCCCTAATTCATAGAGCTTGTCACTGACTCGACGGCTGGGGAATGCACGCATCTGTTCCTTTAGCTCATCATACATCCTCTCATCCCGTATGCCCGATAATATCTCTTGTCGGATGGGGGCTATCATGACCACTTCATCGGCATCAATTAACCGTTTCAGCTCTTTAACATATTTGCTAACGGGTGCTTTACTCCGAAATGCTTCTGACCAGACATCGGAATCCACAATAACCATTATTTCCTCCGATATTTCTTTGGGCCATCATCATCGAAATAATCAATCGTTCCAAAAAGATCGGAGGCTTTCCTCTGCTCCCTTTTGACAATGTATTCTCTCAGAGCTTCATTAACCGTATCCTTTTTTGTCCTGCCCCTACCTATCTTCAAGGCCTTCTCCAATAATTTGTCGTCGATTGATAAATTTGATGGCATGTGTAAAACTTCACACAACGAGTATGGCTTGTCAATTTTTCTTGTGCTAGAAC comes from Verrucomicrobiota bacterium and encodes:
- a CDS encoding type II toxin-antitoxin system VapB family antitoxin encodes the protein MPSNLSIDDKLLEKALKIGRGRTKKDTVNEALREYIVKREQRKASDLFGTIDYFDDDGPKKYRRK
- a CDS encoding DUF58 domain-containing protein, producing MSLVFPLQKIRSQMRVLAGTMQLPFRHQTWRGQTGQLLGAGTGSSLDFQDHRPYFPGDDPRGINWQAYARTGVYTMKLYRDEVSPRLDLLMDVSPSMFASETKAFLCLRLLYFALESALMTGACVRFYILGDNGVRLVQPSEFDTLDFAGCLSAAGENAAAPGPPRLEQIALRTGSLRLWITDLLFESAPETLLPFLLAQRGRALLFCPYSREESHPDWAGNTEFIDVESATRRHQNVDPGLLKNYTGAYTRHFELWKLHSRKLGIALSRLCAERDLRDELLKNALPQGAIELWT
- a CDS encoding PIN domain nuclease, coding for MVIVDSDVWSEAFRSKAPVSKYVKELKRLIDADEVVMIAPIRQEILSGIRDERMYDELKEQMRAFPSRRVSDKLYELGALLFNTCRRTGIQGSHTDFLICACSVEWKVQILSKDKDYHLYEKYIPIELRKL